Within the Calditrichota bacterium genome, the region CTGGCCAATTCTCAACGCGTTGCTCAACGCGGTTTCCGGCGCAAGCTGGGTGGCAGTGCACGACGGTGGAGGAGTGGGACATGGCAAGGCCATTCATGCCGGCCAGGTCATTGTGGCGGATGGCACGCCCGAGATGGCCGTGCGCCTGGAGCGCGTCCTGACCAATGACCCAGGCATTGGCATTGCCCGCCATGTGGATGCCGGATATCCCGAGGCGATCGCCACTGCCCGCGCCAAAGGAGTCAAGATCCCCATGCTGCCCAAGGGGTAGACGTGCGGGTCGACCTCCTCATCGTCCATGCGGCGCAGGTAGCCACCCCTCTGGCGGAGGGTGATGGGAAAAGCCGCTTGCAGGTGGTGAGCGACGGGGCCGTTGCGATGGCTGGCGAGAAGGTCGTAGCTGTGGGCTCGTCGGCAGAGGTCGTCTCTTCCGTGGCCTGCCACGAAGGGACCAAGCTCATCGAGGCGCGGGGCAAGACGGTGACGCCGGGTCTGGTGGATGCCCACACGCACCTCGTGTTTGCCGGCAACAGGGTGGAGGAGTTCGAGTGGCGCACGCAGGGGAAGAGCTACGAGCAGATAGCTGCTGCCGGAGGAGGCATCCGCGCCAGCGTCCGCCAGTTGCGGCGGGCCACCAAGGAGGAGTTGGTGGAGGCCGCTTTGCCAAGGCTGGACCGGTTTCTGGCCAACGGCGTGACCACGGTGGAGGTAAAGAGCGGCTACGGACTCAGCCTCATGGATGAGATCAAGTCGCTTCAGGTCATCGCCGAGCTGGCGGACCTGCATCCGGTGGAGCTTGTGCCCACGCTGCTGGCGGCACACGAGGTGCCCGACGAGTATCAGGATCGACGCAACGAGTATCTGGACTTGATCGTCGAGCACATCATCCCGCGAGTGGCGGAGCAGAGACTTGCTGAGTTCTGCGATGTGTTCTGCGAGCGTGGCGTCTTTACCGTGGCGGAAGCGCGCCGCGTGCTGCTGGCTGGCAAAGCCCATGGCCTCAAGCCGAAGATTCACGCCGAGCAGCTCAGCAGGGCTGGCGGCGCGCAGTTAGCCGCCGAGGTGGGAGCTACCTCAGCGGACCATCTGGACTATGTGGACGAAGGGGACATCGCTGCATTGCGAGATGCGGGCGTCGTGCCGGTGCTCTTGCCTGGCGCGGTCTTTTTCCTTGGCAAGAGTCGCTACGCGCCGGCGCGGGAAATGCTGGCAGCAGGGCTGCCCGTTGCTCTGTCCACTGATTTTAATCCTGGAACGTGCATGAGCGAGTCGTTGCCCCTGATGATGACCTTAGCTTGCACCCAGATGCACATGACGCCGGCGGAGGTCCTGGTTGCCACCACTCTCAACGCGGCCCGCGCCATAGATCGCGCTTCTACGCTTGGGCAGCTGAGGGCGGGAGCCCAGGCGGATTGCGTCATTTGGGACGTGCCAGACTATCGCTGCATACCCTACCACTTTGGCGTGGAGTTGGCGCAGACGGTGATCAAGCGCGGACGAGTGGTCTATCGGCGACCCAGCGGGACCGCGATCGGCGCCACTGAAACTGACGAGGAACACGCATGAGATACTCCTGGGCGGCACCGGGTCTTTTCCTTCTGGCCCTGGCGGTCAATTGTAGCAAGAACGAAAAGCTCCCTTATGGCGTTGGTCTTGTGGATCGCATCGATACCGGGGCCGTCAAGGCGGTCGAAATTGCCCCGCCGGTGGCCGAGGTCAGCTACGAACGGGGCCGAGTGACCACGGGCAAGAGCCCCTATCTTCTCGCGGGCGAAGCGGATGGCTACCGTGCCGCCATCCTCATTCGCTTCGCTGCCCTTCCGGATAGCTCTGTGGTTGACCGCGCTACGCTCTGGTTGTCGCCGGCCTCTTACCGTGGCGCACCTGCTGCATTAGCGCTTAGTGCGCAACAGGTCACTGCCGCATGGAGTGAGGATTCGGTCACCTGGGCGAATTTCAGTGGGGACGGGGGTCCGCAGGTGGGCTGGGCAACTATGCTGGCTGGCGATTCGGTGCGAGTCGGTATTCCTATCGAGCCAGGGCTTGTCGGGGGTTGGATTGATAGCTCCGTGGCCAATTACGGCCTGTACATCACTGCCAGCGGTCCGGCTCTGCAAGAGTTCCACTCATTGCAGGCGACCGACACCACGCGGTGCCCGAGGCTGGAACTTAGCTACGTGCGCAAAGGAGTTGCCGACACCGCCCTGTTCAAGCCGAGTGGAGATGCGTTTCTGGTCACTTATGCCGGCTCGCTTCCTCCCGGCAGGTTGATGATCGCCAATGCCACAGGGTGGCGCGTGCTCGTCAAGTTCTCTTTGGATTCCATCCCGTCCGATGCGACCATCAACCGCGCGCGGCTGGAGTTGTGGCTGGACCAAAGCTTGACGAAACTGCGCGACACCGGGATGGCCATCGCCGGACGCCCAATTGTGAGCGAACCCTGGAACCCGCCCGATGTGGCTGTGGACACCACGATGAGTGTGCCCGTGGCTGCCATTGTGAAGGCAAGCGAGAAGCTCACCTTTTCGGTTTCCAGCGAAATTGCCGATTTCACTGCCATCGTGCAGGCCTGGACGTCGGGCAGGCTGCCCAACCGTGGACTGATGCTCTACTCCATGGGAGAGGGTTTGGATGCTTCCGAGGCGGTGCTCTTCTCTGCCGATGGAGATGCGGGTATGGTGCCGCGCTTGCTGGTGGAATACACCGTGCCCCCGCGCCCGTGAGACACCGCCTCATTCAACCCAGGAGGATATCGTGAGTTCTCTTCGCCGCTATCGCATGTCTATGCCTCTTGTGAGCGCCGCACTTGTCTTGGCCTCCCAGTTGTGTGAGGCCGGATCGCTCTACAGCTCCAAGGGGATTGGCTTGTGGCGCATCTACCCCAGCGGCCAGGGAGCGGGTATGGGAGGAGTCGGCATTGCCTTCATGGACAATCTCACCATCAACCTTTGCAATCCGGCGGCGCGCTACCCAGCCGGCTTCACGAGGGTGTCCACCGACGTGGGGTTCGATTTCTCCACAACTACCTCCTCAAGTGGCAGTGCAAGCGCTCACTACGGCCAGGCAAGCGGCTTTGCCATGCTGATACCTCTTGGCAAGAGGGCAACGTTTTCCGCAACGCTGGGCCCGGTGAGCGTCGTGCGCTATGCGGCGGCACATGCGGACACCCTGCCCGGCTATCAGTTCTCCCGCCAGGTGACCGGAGAAGGAGGATTGAACCAAGGCGAATTCTCCTTCTTTCTCATGCCCGTGCGGTACCTCTACCTGGGCGCCTCTGCTCACCTCTACTTC harbors:
- a CDS encoding imidazolonepropionase; this encodes MRVDLLIVHAAQVATPLAEGDGKSRLQVVSDGAVAMAGEKVVAVGSSAEVVSSVACHEGTKLIEARGKTVTPGLVDAHTHLVFAGNRVEEFEWRTQGKSYEQIAAAGGGIRASVRQLRRATKEELVEAALPRLDRFLANGVTTVEVKSGYGLSLMDEIKSLQVIAELADLHPVELVPTLLAAHEVPDEYQDRRNEYLDLIVEHIIPRVAEQRLAEFCDVFCERGVFTVAEARRVLLAGKAHGLKPKIHAEQLSRAGGAQLAAEVGATSADHLDYVDEGDIAALRDAGVVPVLLPGAVFFLGKSRYAPAREMLAAGLPVALSTDFNPGTCMSESLPLMMTLACTQMHMTPAEVLVATTLNAARAIDRASTLGQLRAGAQADCVIWDVPDYRCIPYHFGVELAQTVIKRGRVVYRRPSGTAIGATETDEEHA
- a CDS encoding DNRLRE domain-containing protein; translation: MRYSWAAPGLFLLALAVNCSKNEKLPYGVGLVDRIDTGAVKAVEIAPPVAEVSYERGRVTTGKSPYLLAGEADGYRAAILIRFAALPDSSVVDRATLWLSPASYRGAPAALALSAQQVTAAWSEDSVTWANFSGDGGPQVGWATMLAGDSVRVGIPIEPGLVGGWIDSSVANYGLYITASGPALQEFHSLQATDTTRCPRLELSYVRKGVADTALFKPSGDAFLVTYAGSLPPGRLMIANATGWRVLVKFSLDSIPSDATINRARLELWLDQSLTKLRDTGMAIAGRPIVSEPWNPPDVAVDTTMSVPVAAIVKASEKLTFSVSSEIADFTAIVQAWTSGRLPNRGLMLYSMGEGLDASEAVLFSADGDAGMVPRLLVEYTVPPRP